One window from the genome of Nicotiana tomentosiformis chromosome 5, ASM39032v3, whole genome shotgun sequence encodes:
- the LOC104103003 gene encoding formin-like protein 3 isoform X1, giving the protein MGVGIRVSSVFVFIVFLCVWAATSSEGNQKLHLGEDTAEQIWSHCIQRSQKNTEAASFLDLSLHQAATGTYIYLKSDIALLRKRILQKAISDLTPENKQILLECLRRKSLPLHCSGSKATSIAWLSKYQELFLQWSSVPRRYLRERKLQDKLTHDVAVPIIAPSPGDRAVSPINAPVPSFRGPTSSPIKPPAKAPTPQTRVSPPAKAPAPAPQTRVNPPAKAPTPQTRANASKPLPVIPPPAKPQNTGTNSSENNRKDTTYIIAAVSVGAVAGIALLVLFLILCLKKSKKKEAGPQYGQRDEKPLLNFCSGNLSADSSQKSSSIGSSTQKDFKASSTVNRLSVPDNSSDAEAKTDALVNALPLPPGKSVPPSPAPPPPPPKPPAPKPPPPPKAVRPPPPNPPKPGNLLKPSPLGAHKRRSSSDGKGTESSDESDAPKAKLKPFFWDKVLANPDHSMVWHDIKAGSFQFNEEMMESLFGYAQANPGKNEGTKASASFEATPQYIQIIDAKKSQNLAIILKALNVTTEEVCDALKEGKKLPPELIQTISKMAPTADEELKLRLYCGEISQLGPSERFLKSLVEIPFAFKRMEALLLMSSLPEDVSAIKESFATLEVACQELRNSRLFLKLLEAVLKTGNRMNDGTYRGGAQAFKLDTLLKLSDVKGTDGKTTLLNFVVQEIIRSEGLKAARKLRESESLSSVTTEDLVEDASQDSVEYHRNLGIQVVSGLSNELENVRKAALIDGDNLSASVSKLGNSLVKIKGFLDTEMKSLEEGGKFRDTLTNFMQHAEEEINWILEEEKKIMALVKSAGDYFHGNAGKDEGLRLFTVVRDFLLMVDKACTVVRKSTKLPANTPRKGALTVSPSQESHPDSLPDVRQRLFPAIQERRMDDDFSSDDEKSSP; this is encoded by the exons ATGGGCGTGGGAATAAGGGTTAGTTCTGTATTTGTGTTTATTGTGTTTCTTTGTGTTTGGGCAGCCACTAGCTCAGAAGGGAATCAGAAGCTTCATTTGGGTGAAGATACG GCCGAGCAAATATGGAGTCATTGCAtacaacgatcacaaaagaataCAGAGGCTGCAAGTTTTCTGGATTTGTCTCTTCATCAGGCAGCAACGGGAACTTATATCTACTTAAAATCTGATATAGCATTGTTGAGAAAAAGAATCTTACAAAAGGCTATTAGTGATCTGACTCCTGAAAATAAGCAGATCCTTCTGGAGTGCTTAAGAAGGAAAAGTCTTCCTCTTCATTGTTCGGGTAGTAAGGCTACATCCATTGCTTGGTTAAGCAAGTACCAAGAGCTTTTCTTACAATGGTCCAGTGTTCCCAGAAGGTacctaagagaaagaaagcttCAAGATAAGCTAACACATGATGTTGCAGTTCCAATCATCGCTCCATCTCCAGGCGACAGGGCAGTATCACCAATTAATGCTCCAGTGCCTTCTTTTAGAGGGCCCACGAGCTCACCAATTAAACCTCCTGCAAAGGCTCCAACACCTCAGACTCGTGTCAGTCCTCCTGCAAAAGCACCGGCACCGGCACCTCAGACTCGTGTCAACCCTCCTGCAAAGGCTCCAACACCTCAGACTCGTGCCAACGCTTCTAAACCTTTGCCTGTCATTCCTCCTCCTGCTAAACCACAAAATACTGGAACTAATTCTTCAGAAAATAACCGGAAGGACACTACTTATATTATCGCTGCTGTTTCTGTAGGTGCTGTGGCAGGAATTGCCCTTTTGGTTCTGTTCTTAATATTGTGtcttaaaaaaagtaaaaagaaaGAAGCAGGTCCACAATATGGGCAAAGAGATGAGAAGCCTCTTCTTAACTTTTGTTCAGGTAATCTTTCTGCAG ATTCTTCTCAGAAGTCTTCGAGCATAGGAAGTTCAACCCAGAAAGATTTCAAGGCATCATCTACTGTAAATCGTCTTTCGGTGCCAGATAATTCTTCAGATGCTGAAGCTAAAACAGATGCACTTGTAAATGCATTACCACTTCCTCCAGGAAAATCTGTACCTCCATCCCCTgcaccacctcctcctcctcctaaaCCACCCGCTCCAAAGCCACCTCCGCCTCCAAAAGCTGTTCGCCCTCCTCCTCCTAATCCACCAAAGCCTGGTAATCTGCTAAAGCCTTCACCTCTTGGAGCGCATAAGAGACGAAGTTCTTCGGATGGTAAGGGAACTGAATCGTCTGATGAATCTGATGCTCCAAAGGCAAAACTAAAGCCATTTTTCTGGGACAAAGTTCTTGCTAATCCTGATCACTCAATGGTTTGGCATGACATCAAAGCTGGCTCATTCCA GTTTAATGAGGAGATGATGGAGTCGTTATTCGGATATGCCCAAGCTAATCCAGGCAAAAATGAGGGCACAAAAGCTTCAGCATCTTTTGAAGCTACCCCACAGTATATTCAGATAATTGACGCTAAGAAATCACAAAATCTAGCAATTATTCTTAAAGCCTTAAATGTAACAACAGAAGAAGTTTGTGATGCTCTCAAGGAGG GTAAGAAACTGCCTCCTGAACTTATTCAAACTATATCAAAGATGGCACCAACGGCAGATGAAGAACTCAAACTTCGATTATATTGTGGGGAAATTTCTCAGCTTGGTCCTTCTGAAAGATTTCTCAAATCCCTGGTTGAAATTCCCTTTGCCTTCAAACGGATGGAAGCGTTATTGCTCATGAGTTCTCTTCCGGAAGATGTTTCTGCCATTAAAGAGTCCTTCGCAACTTTAGAG GTGGCATGCCAGGAGCTGAGAAACAGCAGACTCTTCCTGAAACTTCTAGAAGCAGTTCTCAAAACTGGGAACCGCATGAATGATGGCACCTACCGTGGTGGTGCACAAGCATTCAAGCTCGATACGCTGTTGAAACTCTCAGATGTTAAAGGAACTGATGGTAAGACCACACTCCTCAACTTTGTTGTTCAAGAAATTATCCGATCAGAAGGATTAAAAGCAGCACGCAAGTTAAGGGAGAGCGAAAGCTTATCGAGTGTGACAACAGAAGATCTTGTCGAGGATGCTTCTCAGGACTCGGTCGAGTACCACCGCAACCTTGGTATCCAGGTGGTTTCTGGTCTAAGCAATGAGCTCGAGAATGTAAGAAAAGCAGCACTTATAGATGGTGACAACTTAAGTGCATCTGTCTCCAAACTTGGTAACTCACTAGTGAAAATTAAAGGGTTTCTAGACACTGAAATGAAAAGTTTGGAGGAAGGCGGTAAGTTTCGCGATACACTCACAAATTTTATGCAACATGCGGAAGAGGAGATCAATTGGATActagaagaagagaaaaagataATGGCTTTGGTAAAGAGTGCAGGAGACTACTTCCATGGAAATGCAGGAAAGGATGAAGGCTTGCGTCTGTTCACAGTTGTTCGTGATTTCTTGTTAATGGTGGACAAGGCATGTACAGTGGTGAGAAAATCAACTAAGTTGCCGGCAAACACTCCTAGAAAAGGGGCACTCACGGTATCGCCTTCCCAGGAATCCCATCCAGATTCTTTGCCAGATGTTCGTCAACGACTATTTCCAGCAATCCAGGAGAGACGGATGGACGATGATTTTAGTTCAGATGATGAGAAATCATCCCCATAG
- the LOC104103003 gene encoding formin-like protein 3 isoform X2: MGVGIRVSSVFVFIVFLCVWAATSSEGNQKLHLGEDTAEQIWSHCIQRSQKNTEAASFLDLSLHQAATGTYIYLKSDIALLRKRILQKAISDLTPENKQILLECLRRKSLPLHCSGSKATSIAWLSKYQELFLQWSSVPRRYLRERKLQDKLTHDVAVPIIAPSPGDRAVSPINAPVPSFRGPTSSPIKPPAKAPTPQTRVSPPAKAPAPAPQTRVNPPAKAPTPQTRANASKPLPVIPPPAKPQNTGTNSSENNRKDTTYIIAAVSVGAVAGIALLVLFLILCLKKSKKKEAGPQYGQRDEKPLLNFCSDSSQKSSSIGSSTQKDFKASSTVNRLSVPDNSSDAEAKTDALVNALPLPPGKSVPPSPAPPPPPPKPPAPKPPPPPKAVRPPPPNPPKPGNLLKPSPLGAHKRRSSSDGKGTESSDESDAPKAKLKPFFWDKVLANPDHSMVWHDIKAGSFQFNEEMMESLFGYAQANPGKNEGTKASASFEATPQYIQIIDAKKSQNLAIILKALNVTTEEVCDALKEGKKLPPELIQTISKMAPTADEELKLRLYCGEISQLGPSERFLKSLVEIPFAFKRMEALLLMSSLPEDVSAIKESFATLEVACQELRNSRLFLKLLEAVLKTGNRMNDGTYRGGAQAFKLDTLLKLSDVKGTDGKTTLLNFVVQEIIRSEGLKAARKLRESESLSSVTTEDLVEDASQDSVEYHRNLGIQVVSGLSNELENVRKAALIDGDNLSASVSKLGNSLVKIKGFLDTEMKSLEEGGKFRDTLTNFMQHAEEEINWILEEEKKIMALVKSAGDYFHGNAGKDEGLRLFTVVRDFLLMVDKACTVVRKSTKLPANTPRKGALTVSPSQESHPDSLPDVRQRLFPAIQERRMDDDFSSDDEKSSP; the protein is encoded by the exons ATGGGCGTGGGAATAAGGGTTAGTTCTGTATTTGTGTTTATTGTGTTTCTTTGTGTTTGGGCAGCCACTAGCTCAGAAGGGAATCAGAAGCTTCATTTGGGTGAAGATACG GCCGAGCAAATATGGAGTCATTGCAtacaacgatcacaaaagaataCAGAGGCTGCAAGTTTTCTGGATTTGTCTCTTCATCAGGCAGCAACGGGAACTTATATCTACTTAAAATCTGATATAGCATTGTTGAGAAAAAGAATCTTACAAAAGGCTATTAGTGATCTGACTCCTGAAAATAAGCAGATCCTTCTGGAGTGCTTAAGAAGGAAAAGTCTTCCTCTTCATTGTTCGGGTAGTAAGGCTACATCCATTGCTTGGTTAAGCAAGTACCAAGAGCTTTTCTTACAATGGTCCAGTGTTCCCAGAAGGTacctaagagaaagaaagcttCAAGATAAGCTAACACATGATGTTGCAGTTCCAATCATCGCTCCATCTCCAGGCGACAGGGCAGTATCACCAATTAATGCTCCAGTGCCTTCTTTTAGAGGGCCCACGAGCTCACCAATTAAACCTCCTGCAAAGGCTCCAACACCTCAGACTCGTGTCAGTCCTCCTGCAAAAGCACCGGCACCGGCACCTCAGACTCGTGTCAACCCTCCTGCAAAGGCTCCAACACCTCAGACTCGTGCCAACGCTTCTAAACCTTTGCCTGTCATTCCTCCTCCTGCTAAACCACAAAATACTGGAACTAATTCTTCAGAAAATAACCGGAAGGACACTACTTATATTATCGCTGCTGTTTCTGTAGGTGCTGTGGCAGGAATTGCCCTTTTGGTTCTGTTCTTAATATTGTGtcttaaaaaaagtaaaaagaaaGAAGCAGGTCCACAATATGGGCAAAGAGATGAGAAGCCTCTTCTTAACTTTTGTTCAG ATTCTTCTCAGAAGTCTTCGAGCATAGGAAGTTCAACCCAGAAAGATTTCAAGGCATCATCTACTGTAAATCGTCTTTCGGTGCCAGATAATTCTTCAGATGCTGAAGCTAAAACAGATGCACTTGTAAATGCATTACCACTTCCTCCAGGAAAATCTGTACCTCCATCCCCTgcaccacctcctcctcctcctaaaCCACCCGCTCCAAAGCCACCTCCGCCTCCAAAAGCTGTTCGCCCTCCTCCTCCTAATCCACCAAAGCCTGGTAATCTGCTAAAGCCTTCACCTCTTGGAGCGCATAAGAGACGAAGTTCTTCGGATGGTAAGGGAACTGAATCGTCTGATGAATCTGATGCTCCAAAGGCAAAACTAAAGCCATTTTTCTGGGACAAAGTTCTTGCTAATCCTGATCACTCAATGGTTTGGCATGACATCAAAGCTGGCTCATTCCA GTTTAATGAGGAGATGATGGAGTCGTTATTCGGATATGCCCAAGCTAATCCAGGCAAAAATGAGGGCACAAAAGCTTCAGCATCTTTTGAAGCTACCCCACAGTATATTCAGATAATTGACGCTAAGAAATCACAAAATCTAGCAATTATTCTTAAAGCCTTAAATGTAACAACAGAAGAAGTTTGTGATGCTCTCAAGGAGG GTAAGAAACTGCCTCCTGAACTTATTCAAACTATATCAAAGATGGCACCAACGGCAGATGAAGAACTCAAACTTCGATTATATTGTGGGGAAATTTCTCAGCTTGGTCCTTCTGAAAGATTTCTCAAATCCCTGGTTGAAATTCCCTTTGCCTTCAAACGGATGGAAGCGTTATTGCTCATGAGTTCTCTTCCGGAAGATGTTTCTGCCATTAAAGAGTCCTTCGCAACTTTAGAG GTGGCATGCCAGGAGCTGAGAAACAGCAGACTCTTCCTGAAACTTCTAGAAGCAGTTCTCAAAACTGGGAACCGCATGAATGATGGCACCTACCGTGGTGGTGCACAAGCATTCAAGCTCGATACGCTGTTGAAACTCTCAGATGTTAAAGGAACTGATGGTAAGACCACACTCCTCAACTTTGTTGTTCAAGAAATTATCCGATCAGAAGGATTAAAAGCAGCACGCAAGTTAAGGGAGAGCGAAAGCTTATCGAGTGTGACAACAGAAGATCTTGTCGAGGATGCTTCTCAGGACTCGGTCGAGTACCACCGCAACCTTGGTATCCAGGTGGTTTCTGGTCTAAGCAATGAGCTCGAGAATGTAAGAAAAGCAGCACTTATAGATGGTGACAACTTAAGTGCATCTGTCTCCAAACTTGGTAACTCACTAGTGAAAATTAAAGGGTTTCTAGACACTGAAATGAAAAGTTTGGAGGAAGGCGGTAAGTTTCGCGATACACTCACAAATTTTATGCAACATGCGGAAGAGGAGATCAATTGGATActagaagaagagaaaaagataATGGCTTTGGTAAAGAGTGCAGGAGACTACTTCCATGGAAATGCAGGAAAGGATGAAGGCTTGCGTCTGTTCACAGTTGTTCGTGATTTCTTGTTAATGGTGGACAAGGCATGTACAGTGGTGAGAAAATCAACTAAGTTGCCGGCAAACACTCCTAGAAAAGGGGCACTCACGGTATCGCCTTCCCAGGAATCCCATCCAGATTCTTTGCCAGATGTTCGTCAACGACTATTTCCAGCAATCCAGGAGAGACGGATGGACGATGATTTTAGTTCAGATGATGAGAAATCATCCCCATAG